A window of Candidatus Poribacteria bacterium genomic DNA:
CTACGTCGAGGAACGTCAATCGTGAAACCACGCTTACCGTCCCGCAAGGTAAATTAAAAATCTATCGTGCGGTATAATTGGGGGCGAGCGGACATGTCTGGGAAAGTGCCAGCAGTGCGACGCGTGCCAACCCGTGAATCAAGTACGCCGCTCCCATTTGCGACTCATACCAATCAATCCCGGATGCGCCGTAAGGGAGCGTTTCTGGGAAATAGACCTCCAACACCGTTTCTGAGAGTTCAATGCCGCCTTCTAACCACGCCGATTCGCCTGTGATGTCGTAGAGATCCGCAAACAACGCAAGCGTGAGACCGGCATCGGATGCTGGAATCTTAAAGCCTTCCGCATGGACCCGCTCAACTGGAAATTTCTCGTCGAGGTAAGTATTGCCAACCACGCGCGCCCATTCCATCAATTTCTCATTCTGTGTCAATCGCCATCCACCGAGGCAAAGCACTGCCGTGCTACACACGGTTCCAGCACCGTAGACACTCCCCCAAGCTGACATACGCTCAAAAATGCGATTCGTCTCACACTCACAGAGGCTGACGAATTCGCGAGTTTCGAGGTTGTGCGGTGCCGCGAGAAATCCATCAATGTAAACCAAACCGTATTGCTGCATCTGGTCTGCCAATTCCGGTAGGAGCGATTCTAACAACGTTGCAGACTCAAGTAAACTGATTCCCAATGAAAAGGTTTGCGTTGGCGCATTTTTCTCAAAGAACCGTTCAGCTTCCGTCGGTGAGCGGCTTTCAATACGCAGAAGTCCACGCGCATCCCGTTTCTCCCACCAGTAATCAGTATATCTCTGAATCTGTTCCCGGACTTCAGGGCGTTGGTCTTGGGTATACGCGAACGCCAAATCGAAGATGTAAAAACCTGAATGGCGCGGAAAATCACACGCACGTGCACCCCGATCAAGGTGTGCTTTTGTGTCAATATTCGCATGCCGTATGTATTCAAACCTGTCCCCTTCGGTCCAGTGATAATCCAGCCCATCGGCAAAACTTTGGACACAAGCAGGATTAAACGTATTCAACTTTTGCCAGAGCCAAAGTGGAGCTTGACGCAAATGGTCGTGAATCGCGGCACCGCCTGCTGGGTTTCGTGAGCATCCGACCCGTTCTTCAATCAGCTGCCAAAAGGCGTGTTCACCCCAAGGAAACAATCCTGTTGCCGTATTTGTGCAATTCTGGGCAAAGTGCTTCAGGTATCGATCGACGGCTTCGATGTATTCCGGTTTCGATTGGTTTTCAGCGAGTGCATTCATCGTAGCAAGCAATGGTTCATCGTGAATCAAATTGGAGCCGAGGTGTGCTCTATCACCGTCCCGTTGTCCCGGAATCTTGGTCGGCTTCTCCGTAAGCATATTGCCAGTCTGTGGGTGCAGAATCGACGGAAACAGACCTTTGTATGGTTTGCTACTTTCAACAATCTGGTCGATCGCATTGCATATTTTAATTATGATTACTTCTGGATTCATCGCAAACAAGACCTCCGCCTCTACTGAATGCGAAATATCGTATCATGAACGCGTTAATTGATCAAGTTCCATAAGGATACGCGACAACCCGTGGTCATTTATGGTAGATTTTAGAATTACTTTGACACGCTGCATCGGCGAGGTTAGAAATCTCGCCTACCGCGATAGGGGGTATGTTTGGGGGTGGGTCCCCTGCGGGAAACACCCAAGTAAACACCCCTACGAAAACTGTTCATATATTTTTAGGATTTACCACCCGACCTACTGCTTCATTTTTTCTTGCCATCTGCTCCCTTGTCTTGTATAATCATCATTGTTTAGACATGCCTATTCTTTGGACTGAATCTACGACGAACCATCATTTTTAACAGGAGAGATTTATGCACGTTGGACTTATGGCAGGAACGATTCGGCGGGAAACGCTCAGTGAGACGCTGGACGCTATTGTGGAACACGATGTCCACCATTTACAATATCATGTGCCTGCAGGATTATCACTTGCGGAGGTTCGCAAGGAGATAGATGACCGACAGATTACAATCTCGGCACTTGGAGGCACCTACAACATGATTGATCCCAATGTTGAGAAACGGCACGCTGGATTGCAGATGTTGCGTTCTGTTGCAGAGCAGTGTGCGCCGATGGGGACATCCGTGATTACGATCTGTACCGGCTCGCGGGACCCAGACAGTATGTGGCGCGCACACCCTGATAACAATACACCAGAAGCATGGCGCGATCTTATTGAATCTATGAAGCAGGCATTGGCGGTCGCCGAGGAATACGAGGTGACACTCGCGCTTGAACCTGAAGTCGCGAACGTGGTCGATTCTGCACAGAAGGCGCGTCGGCTGCTTGATGAGATGCAATCGCCATACCTGAAGGTTTGTATGGACGGTGCGAATGTCTTCCACAAAGGGGAATTACCGAAGATGCGAGAGATACTTGATGAGGCGTTCGCACTCCTTGGGGACGATATTGCGTTGGCACACGCGAAGGACTTGGATCGCGATGGACAGGCAGGCCATCTCGCTGCTGGGACAGGGTTGTTGGACTATGATCAGTATCTCGGTCTCTTAAAGGAGAGCGGGTATGACGGGGCGGTCGTGTTGCACGGGCTATCGGAAGAACAAGTGCCTTTCTGTACGGGGTTTTTGCGGGAGAAAATCGCTGCCTTATAGTAGTTATCAGCCATCAGCAGGAAGAGTATATTCTTAAACGAAAACCTCTTAAAACTGACAGCTGAAAGGATTTTTGAAAAAATCCGCCCTGACCGCTGACTACCATTATTAGATTTTCCCAGACATCCGTTCTGCTAACCGAGCGAGTGCCGGTGAAGTATCCAATTTTTCAAGTTCCGCTTCAATCAGGGTAAAGTATTCCGTCTCAACGAGGGCCGCTTTGATGGCTTCATCAAACTCACCTTCGGTTCGGACATAGTAGCCGCGTCCTGCCCCAAAAAGGGTCGGCATACAACTGTAGTTCCAACATCCTATGTCATTAAAAGAACCATCAAGGAGGTGCCGTTCGGTGCCGTAGCCGTGGTTGTTCAGGACAAGCACAATGGGATTGAGTCCGTAACGGACGGTCGTTGAGAGTTCAGTCCCTGTCATTTGGAAGGCACCATCTCCGACGATAACGAGACACCGCGTGTCAGGCATACTCAGTTGCGCACCAACCGAGGCAGGCACTGCAAATCCCATTGTGGTGTAGTAGGCAGGACTGATAAAGTTGGTGTGTTGATGGATGCGCAGCTCCGCCGCCCCGAAGAGACTATCGCCGACATCAGCGATAACCGTCAGTTCGCCGTTTATGAATTCGTTGAGGTGTTGGAACAATCGGGAAGTTGTTAAGGGTTTGTCGGGTTCGACTTTAAACGGGTCCTTATCTGGAGAGGCCCATCCCAAATTCGGCTTCCGTCGTTTTCGGAGTTTCGGCGAATTAATACCGTCAATGAAATCGTCAAACATCACCTCTTCGTAATTGTGGTAGCGGACTGTAATTTTTTCAGAAGTGGCGTAGATTGAGCGTGTTCGGTCGAGATTTGCGGTGTAAATTCCAAGGTTCACGTCCGTCATGAATGCCCCGAGGATGATCACACAATCCGAATCTTCAACAAATTGCCGGACCTCTTGTCTTCCCATTGCCCCCTCATAAATACCCAAGTAAAGCGGATGGGACTCCTGCACTACCGACTTTCCAAGGAGCGTTGCCACCACTGGGATCCGTTTTTCCTCTATAAGTCTGAGTAATTTGTTCTGGTAACCGAATCTGTGGAGTTCTACCCCCGCAAGGATGACGGGTCTTTTACTGTGGTTGATGAAATCAATCGCATCTTCAACGGCGGCATCCAGCGTTTCCGGATCGCTGAGATGTTCGCCCGTCGAAGGACGTTGGTAGAGCGTGCCACGAACGTCCACCATATCGCGTGGGATTTCAATGTATCCCGGACGTTTGTAGCGGTAGACGGCATCGAGCACCCGATCGATTTCGTTGAAAGCAGTAAAAGGTTCGTCAAGCAGTGCCGTTGCGACGGTGATCTCGTCATAAATCCGTTGTTGCGTGTGGAAATCCCTGACTTTATGGTGAAGGAGGGCATCTTTTCCATGTTCTCTGATACCGGGCGCGCCGCTAATAACCACGACGGGTGATTTCTCCGCATAAGCACCAGCGACAGCGTTCACCATGGATAACCCACCGACGCAATAGGTGACACATGCGGCACCCATGCCTTTTATCCGAGCGTATGCATCCGCGGCATAGCCTGCTGCATCCTCACGGGTCATACCGATATGCTGAATTGAACTCTGCTCGATGAGGTCACAGAACCGCAGGACATAATCGCCCGGAACGCCGAAGATGTGTTCAATGTCATAGCCTTCTAATTTTCTGAGTAGGTATTCGCCGATTGTTGGAGGTCTGTTATACATGGTGGTACCTCGGTGTGTGTTTATCTGCTGAAGTTCTGGGTGGCAACAACGGCAGAATCTGGAACTTTCCGAATGTTTACTGTAACTTTCTCGCGTCTTGGACTGCCATCGGCATTTCTAAAGCCTTTCTGGAATGAACCGCCACACTGCCCTAGTAGTCTGTCACATCTAAACTGACAGGTGGGCTCGCCCGATTTTGTCGGGTTTCACTCCGTTCTACCCGACCTACATAGCGTTTCAGTATCAAAACAGACAAAGTGGATTTCCGATAAGATAAACTCTGTTTTACGCCTTCTTGACATGGCCCCTCTGTTTATCCGGTTCACTTCATATTTGCTGATTCCCTCTTTCAGTTCATCATGCCATCTTTTAAAGGTTCTTTCTTCATCGTTGTATTCTACTTCACCGATCGCGAGAATCACTCCGTAGTGACCATAATCACTTATCGTATTTGCTATCGCTTCAGCATCATTTGTAATAACCGTATGGTTTGTTGTGT
This region includes:
- a CDS encoding alpha-keto acid decarboxylase family protein; this translates as MYNRPPTIGEYLLRKLEGYDIEHIFGVPGDYVLRFCDLIEQSSIQHIGMTREDAAGYAADAYARIKGMGAACVTYCVGGLSMVNAVAGAYAEKSPVVVISGAPGIREHGKDALLHHKVRDFHTQQRIYDEITVATALLDEPFTAFNEIDRVLDAVYRYKRPGYIEIPRDMVDVRGTLYQRPSTGEHLSDPETLDAAVEDAIDFINHSKRPVILAGVELHRFGYQNKLLRLIEEKRIPVVATLLGKSVVQESHPLYLGIYEGAMGRQEVRQFVEDSDCVIILGAFMTDVNLGIYTANLDRTRSIYATSEKITVRYHNYEEVMFDDFIDGINSPKLRKRRKPNLGWASPDKDPFKVEPDKPLTTSRLFQHLNEFINGELTVIADVGDSLFGAAELRIHQHTNFISPAYYTTMGFAVPASVGAQLSMPDTRCLVIVGDGAFQMTGTELSTTVRYGLNPIVLVLNNHGYGTERHLLDGSFNDIGCWNYSCMPTLFGAGRGYYVRTEGEFDEAIKAALVETEYFTLIEAELEKLDTSPALARLAERMSGKI
- a CDS encoding sugar phosphate isomerase/epimerase translates to MHVGLMAGTIRRETLSETLDAIVEHDVHHLQYHVPAGLSLAEVRKEIDDRQITISALGGTYNMIDPNVEKRHAGLQMLRSVAEQCAPMGTSVITICTGSRDPDSMWRAHPDNNTPEAWRDLIESMKQALAVAEEYEVTLALEPEVANVVDSAQKARRLLDEMQSPYLKVCMDGANVFHKGELPKMREILDEAFALLGDDIALAHAKDLDRDGQAGHLAAGTGLLDYDQYLGLLKESGYDGAVVLHGLSEEQVPFCTGFLREKIAAL